The stretch of DNA TGGATGGACGTATGTCGCTTGTCGCAGCCGGAATTTCTTCCCGAGTCGTGATGTTAGGAAAAGTCTCGTCCGGATGGAAGCAGAAGTGGACAGGTGCTGCCAAGCGAGGCCCAAAGACGGGATCAATACTCAGGAGCACATGGTTTGAGCCCATACCGGCATTATTCGAAGTTTGCCTGGTCAAGTTGAGCATTTCACCACAGAGACTGGCAAAACTCGTGGAATGTCGAGGGGGTTTCTTTAAGTGAGGCGAACAGAGTTAGCCGGCCAGCAACTCTTTCCGCAGTGCATCCAGATCGGCATTGATTCGCTCATTCCGATCCTGCTGCAGGCTGATCCCGCCTTCTTGCGGGAAGTCTTCCGTTTCGTCAGTCGCGTATCCCGCACGGAGACTGGCTAATTTTCGAAGGGCCTCGGCTTTTTTTGACTCCAGAGCCCGCTCCGTTGTTTGTAACTGCTCAAATGTATTCTGGGCTGCTCGATGCTGTTGTTGCAGACCCGCCACCAGGTCTTCGACCTCGGTTTTTCTGGCCAGAGCTAAACGGGCGCCACTTTCGTTGCCACCTTGCAACTCAGTTTTGGCTCGATTCTGCCACGCCATAATCTGAGTACGGCGTTCGGAGATCTCCCCCTCCATGCGATCGACGGCAAGACGGGCAGCCGTCACACTCCGCCGGGCGCCGGCAATTCCCTGATCCATCTCCTCTATGATTTTTTCCAGCGCCTGAACTGGATCGGTTTCATCTTTCAGTAACTGGGAAAGATTGCAGGTTACGATATCTGTCAATCGGCTGAAGTAGTTCATGATGCGTACAACTCTCCACTGATATCAGTCTGCGGGCGCAGGAGATGGCCTCCTGAAAACCACAAACCACCTGTCCAGACGGCTTTCGAATCGATGAACGGTAGAATCATTTGCTTTTCAAACACAAATCTTCGACTCTCCGTTTCAAAACCGATTGAATAGCTTCAAGAACGATTGAATATCGTTTGCGGATCACTTCTGGCAAGCACCTTCTGAGATTTTATCGTTTCCTGGGGTTTCTGTCTGATTGGACTTTCTGCAGTACCGATTCTCTAAGCCATTTCCTGCGAGCGACTTTCTCCTTCAGCCTCAGTCAGCAAATTCGGGAATTCGAGGATTCCGCGTGCCTGCAGCTTCTGTCGCAGCTTTTCTTTCGCCAGTCGCAGACGACTTTTGGTGGTGGGCAGATTGGCTTCCAGCGAGTCAGCCACTTCGGGCAACGTCAACTGGTTGTAGTGATGCAAAATGAACGTTAATCGCTGCTCTTCAGGAAGTTCTTTCAAAAACTCATCGACGAGTGCCGCGACTTCGCGGATATCCGCCACCTGTTCCGGGGAGCCGATCTCTCCCACCATGTTCTGCAACAGTTCGTCTTCTTCCTGACGAGGTTGAATCGTATGAATCAAGGCGTCACTCGACCTGCGGCGTAAGTTATCGACCAGCAGATTTCTGGCAATCCGAAACAGCCAGCCGCGAAATGCACCTCGCGGCAGATAATCCCACGACTGGTTATAAACCCGCAGCAACGTCTCTTGGGTCAGGTCTTCCGCCTGTTGCACGTCATGGATCTGACGCACAAAAAAACCCATGAGTGGCCCCTGATAACGCGATACCAACTGATTGAATGCCCGTGTCTCACCCGTCTGGACGGCCAGCATCAATTCATCATCCGTGGGTGGCTGAGAACTCATAAAACCAACAATATTCCTCGACATCAACACGAACTGGCATTTTCCCTGGCAACGTGATCATCCAGCAGGGCGTGAACAAGTACCAGTTTTGCACAATCGCTGTCCGCGCAGCGTATGATTCCCTCTGTAAATTGTCTATCGTGAAGTAAGAGTTGGTTGTGCAGGAATCAGCCTGAAGTTTTAAATTCTGCACAAACTTGAACCTCACAAACTGCAGAGATCGCCCAATCAGAGTTCGGTGAGCCAATCGCTACCCGCGTGCAGCCATACGACTTCACAATCGTTAAGTTTTGCTTTGCAGAGTTTGCACCGCATTATTGACTAGTTGAGTACTGACCGATGAGTTCGCAATCCCCCTCGAATATCAGTCCCATAATGCCGTTTGGAGCCAACTCTTCGTGGCCCTGCTCGCTCGATGCCAGTTCGATTGTGGCCACACAGACTGGCCCGGCTCCTTTGGCAGATCTCTCACAGGCGGTTGCCAATGCTTGCCGCATGCCTTGCGATTTTCCGGCCCTGGGTGAAGCACTGATCCCTGATGATCGCGTGGTGATTGTGCTCAATCACCGTGTTCCCCGTCGGGAAGTGATCGTCAAAGAATTGTGGCAGATTCTGGCTGAAAGAGGCATCGCACCGGCTCAACTGACCATTATCGACGCTCCTGTCTTATCGAAGCCATCGACGGATCCGAGGTCTCTACTCCCAACGGACATCGCCAGCGAAGTCCAATGGCAAATCCATCAACCAGCCGATCCGAATGGTTCTGGCTATCTGGGCAGCAGTCTCAGTGGCGAACGAATTTATCTTTCACGGGCCTTGCTGGATGCCGATTTTATTATTCCCGTCGCCACCGTCGAAGCGGATCCCGTCCATGGTCTCTGCGGTGCCATCCACGCCATCTTTCCGGCTCTGACAAACCTCGAAAGTCTCCAGAGGCTTAACAAAGCCAGTCATGATGAATTGCATGCCGAAGACGAACGCCCCATTCGGCAACTCGCCGAAGAAGTGGCTGGGATGCTGGGTCTGCAGTTCTCTATCGAACTGGTTCCCGCGGCTGGTGGAACTGGAGTTGCTCAGGTGCTGGCAGGCCAACCGGATGCTGTCCATCGGCTCGGACGCCAGGCGATTCGTGAGCATTGGGTGCTCAATGTCGATCGCAGGTCAGAGACCGTTGTGGCTGCGGTCACAGGACAGACAGGGCAACCCTGCACTTGGGAAGATGTCAGCCGGGCTGCTCAGAATGCCCGCCGATTGGTCATTAATGGCGGGCGCGTTGTGTTACTCACCGATCTCTCTGCCGAATTGACCGAAGGCTGGGAGCTGGTTCGGGATTGCACACAACCTCGTGATGCCATTCGTCGAGTCAAGACGGTGCAGCCGGTTGATGAGATCTCGATTGATCAGATGCTGCGAACAGCCGACTTTGCCACTGTCTATCTGCTCGGCGGGCCTGAGGGTGATATCCTGGAAGAGTTGTTTCTGCATCCGTTGGCCAGCCTGAAGGAAGTCGACCGGCTGCTGGAAGGAACCACCGATTGTATTCTGCTGGGTGGTGCACAATATGTGCGGGGGAAAGCCCGGCAAGCGCAGACTCATGTTGAGGATTGATTCACATTTTGTCGTTCTGATGGATCCGTTGTGAAGTAAGGGCTCCTCGTGTCGCGTATCCCGGCATTAGTCGCAGGTGTTCTGCTGGTCTTGACGGGAGCAGCTCTGTTGCTGCACGCATGGGGCACATCGAGTGAGAATCAGGGCACTTCGAAGGCCATCTCAGCACAGGAAAAGCGGGCTCGCCGGCGGATCCAGATTGCCGCTTTGATCATCCTGGAAGGATTGTTAATTCCTGCGGGAGATCTGTGGATGGAGCAAAGGCCTGCCGCCGTCCTGATGGCTGCCTTCTGGATCGCTGTCCTGCTGATTGCGCTCTGGATCGGTCTTCTGGCGGTTGCCGACTATTTCTCTTCGCGGGCGATGCTCCACTTCAGTTTAGAGCAACTCAAGGAGCAGCAGCGAGTGCTGCAGCAACAGGTCGATGCGCACCGCTCCAGGAAGACCATCACGACTCCTGAAGGGAATGACGAGAAGAACAGCTAAGCAAAAACGCTGCCTTCCCTACATCCTCTACGGTAGGGTGGAATGAAGTTTTTACTGAATGCACCAATTCGATCCAAAATCTCAATTCCCGAGTGGAACCCCTATCTCTTCCAGACCTTCAACTGACCGCTTCCCACAATCACCACTTCTGTTATCAATCGCAATTTGAGATGGCGAATTGAAATCCCACCAGAACATGCTTGCCCAGAGCTGCAAGCATGGCACACATAGCAGAGTCATTCCAGGAAGTATGGTACTATTCTGGCAGTGGTTTCCCCTTGGTTTCGGGCAGGAATGGCAGTACGAACAAGCCAATCAGGAACACAAAGCACATTGTGGCGCCAGTGTAACGTGTCGCATGTTCCGAGCCTGCGTAAATCGAATCGAGACCAATTTTGGCGATGGGCCCCGTCGCTGCCACAAAACGCCCGACGTTGTAACAAAAACTGGTTCCGGTTGATCTGAGCCAGGTTGGGAAAAGCTCTGGAAAATAGATCGCGTAGCCGGCAAAGAGCGACAACTGACAGAAACCCATGATCGGCACAAAAACGAAAATCTGCCACAGCTCCGTCAGGAATAGAAAGACAATCACGGTGCTTGAAAAAGCGGCTACCAATGCAATCGCAAATGTGGGCTTTCGACCGATCTTTTGTGAAAGTGCACCAAATCCGAACATTCCAAAGAAGGCGCCAATATTCAGCATAATCGAAGAATAACTTGGCCACCGGCTCAGTCGCCCTTTCACAGTTTTCTCGAAGCTCTCCAGAATTTTCTGGTCGTCGGGATTGCGTGGCGCACTTCCCTTTTGAGGCTGCGCGAGAATTCGATCCATCGTTTCGGATCCATGAACCGCTTTGAACTCTTCGAGGACCTGGGCCGTGATCGGTTTTTTCTGAATTTCTCTTGTTAAATCAGGAGTGTAAAAGCCAACTGACCACAATCCCACCACTCCGGCACATCCTAGCACCAGCCCCAACAAGGCATGCTTTCGCCAAACCGGGTGTTTGAAAAGAGCCGTATAAGATCCCAGCTGCTTTTCTTTTAGCTCACTCGTTGAAGCAGCAGTCCATTGCTCTGGCTCCTTGAGGTATCGACGAACGACCAGAGCGAGAAGTGCAGGAATAGCTCCAATGAGGAACATAATCCTCCAGGGGCTGTACGGCAGACCTTGTTCTTCGGCAAGCCCCAAAGAGAGATTGACCATGGCGGCAGAAACATTACCCACAGCTGAAAGTGCCTGGAGTAATCCCAGGGTGTAAGGTCTCGCATTATTGGGCATGACTTCCGCCACCAGTGCTACACCGACAGCAAACTCGCCACCCACACCAAGCCCGGTGAGAAAACGATAGAAGGCAAAATCCCATAACCCCACCGAAAGCGCACTGAGACCAGTAAACAGCGAATAGAGCAAAATGGTGATCATCATGGTTTTTGCACGACCAATTCGATCCCCCAACATTCCAAAGAACAGCCCTCCTGTCGCCCAGCCGGCAATAAAGATGGATGTGGCGATATCGCCACCCATTTTTTGAGCACTCCTGACGGCGGGATCGGCAGAATTTCCAGGAATCAGAGATTCCATCACGGCGGGTCGAGCCAATACGAACAACTGCTGATCGAGACAATCAAAGAGCCAGCCCAAAGCTGCCACGAGCAGGACGAACCAGTGGTAGCGAGTCATCGATCGCCACCAGGGCCCGGGAAGGACAGGAGATGACGACTGAGCCGGTGTATCAATATGGTGCATAACGACTGGGCTTTCTGATTGGCTTTCTGACTATTCTCGTCGCAAGGCAGCAGCAATCTCAATCAAGGATTGTTGCCATGGTCTCAGGGGCAAACCAGGGAGGGGAAATCCGTAGGGGAAATTCAGGAAATATGTATCAACCGGTCTGGCGGACGAACTTATGACTGAGATCGATGCTGTTCCATAGCACGAACTCTTCAGATGTCGCTTTTCCCGAGGATTTCTCCAGAACTTTCCCAAATCAAAGCCTGCCAATACAACTCAATCGAGAGGCTAACGCAAGCCCGCGAGCCAAATTGAGCTTCACGATTTCAATGCAAAGCTCAGGCGATCCGCAAGATACGCATGATTGCCCGAGACCATGGGCGGTCTCTGGTGCAATGAAAAAGTCCCGCGAACTTTTTCTCGCGTCCATCTGAGGGCTGAAGCCACAATTGTCAAAAAAGAGCCCGGCCGTAGTGACCGGGCAGATAGGGACTGAACTTTGGCGAAAGTCATCACTTGAGCCATGCACCGCAGTTCTGCCAGCTCAACTCGATCTTCACCGTCATGTTCATACGGCAAATTTCTGCAGGTAAGGAATTTTGGCAACCTGAGCGCGGACTTCGGGTTCTCCATCCAGCAGCTGGCCCAGAAAATCCCAGCCACCTGTGGTCAGTGATTGCTTCGCCCCTGGTGGAATCTGCACAGCCGCCTTGACCTGCTGACCACCAGTCGATTGAGCAGTCACGGTCTGAGCCAACAGATCGATGGCGACTGTCGTGCGGGGATCGGCACTGATGAGCTTCGTCAAAGCTTCGAGGTCGGCTCGACTGGCTCGCACGCAGGGAATACCTAGCGAGACGCAGTTTCCGAAGAAAATCTCGGCATACGACTCGGCAATGATGGCCTGAATGCCCCAGCGCATCAAAGCCTGTGGAGCATGCTCACGCGATGAGCCACAGCCAAAATTACGGCCGGCTACCAGAATCTTGCCCCCCTGGAACTGGGCTTGATTGAACGGGTGTGAAGGATCTTGAATCCGGTCATCTTCAAACGCGTGCTCTCCCAGGCCGTCAAAGGTCACACACCGCAGGAAGCGCGCGGGAATGATGCGATCGGTGTCGATGTCGTCCAGTAAAAGCGGAACGGCTGACCCTGTCACTTGAGTAATGGCTTGAACCATGATGTCTTTCTGGTACGTATCAAAAAACTACTGTGATTGGGACGGTACTTAGGTGATCACAATCTGATAAATTACAACATCGATATTACAGGATTCATGATAAGTGAATTATTCATTCTGGAAAGGATTTGTTAACGGGCTGGTTTCCAGTTCCCCGGCAAAAACTCTCTCACTGTGGCTTTCCAGCCCGGCAGAGCTGGCTCGGCATCCGCGATTTCCACATCGCTAAAAATCGCAGGCACTTCGGGAGCATCTCTCCGATAAGCTTTAACGAGATTCGTGGAGAGAAGATCCACATCCCAGACAACCATAGTCCCTGCGGCAAAGTAATCCTCTCGCTTGGCTGCCATCACGCGCTCGGCATGGGCTCCGTAATCGTGTTGACTCCGAATTTCGACCGCGAAGATCGGAGCCAAAGGAAATGGCCCCATATCAACATCAGGCCCGACATAAAAAGCAGCATCAGGACTGAACGACTGCCGATGTGGCAGTTCACATCGAAAAGTTCCGTTGTCCGAGACGGCGATTCCACGTCCGATCTTCTTCTGATACGCCAGCAATTGCGCGTAGATCAACCCGGAAACAATGGTATGCCAGGCATCTGCGGGAGACATGAGAAAGATCCCTCCATCAACAATCTCAGCCTTCCCCTCGATCTCTTCCAACTGGCGAAAAAGATCATCGATCCATAACTGGGTCTCTGCTTTCTTCGGAGTTGTCAGGGCATGTGCCATGGTTGTCTCCTCCAATTGTCAGTAATTAACCTGACAAACTTTGCCATCGATCAAAACAGACTCATCGGAAGAGAAGCAGCCTGTAAGCACAACTCAACTACTCCAGTTCCCGCACATCGGTGACGGCGCCAGTCACAGCGGCGGCGGCGACCATCGCGGGGCTCATGAGTAATGTGCGGCCGGTGGGGCTCCCCTGGCGACCTTTGAAATTCCGGTTACTGCTTGAAGCACAGACTTCGTTCCCCTGAAGTTTGTCGGGGTTCATGGCCAGGCACATCGAACAGCCGGCACCTCGCCACTCAAAGCCGGCTTCCTCAAAGATCTTGTCGAGCCCTTCTTCCATGGCCTGCTTACGCACCAGTTGTGAGCCTGGAACGACCAGTGCCTTTACACCGGTAGCCACATGGCGTCCCTTGACAATTCGGGCCGCTTCCCGCAGATCGCTGATGCGGCCGTTCGTGCAAGAACCAATAAAGGCCACATTGATCTTGAGCCCCTGGATGGGCTGACCTTCCTTCAGATCCATATACTGGAAGGCTTCGCTGATCACCTTCTGATCGTCAGCAGGAAAGCTGGCAATTGTCGGCAAGGTCTCTTTGACACCGACGGATTGAGCAGGCGTAATCCCCCAGGTCACTGTGGGTTCAATCTCTTCGGCCTTGAAGACAACCACGTCATCAAACTGAGCGTCCTTGCCACTGGCCAGGCTCAACCACCACTTGGCAGCCCGCTCAAATTCTTCGCCCTGCGGCGCAAATGGTCGCCCCTGGATGTAATCGACAGTCGTCTGATCAGGGTTGATGTACCCGCAACGGGCTCCCCCTTCGATGCTCATGTTGCAGACCGTCATGCGTTCTTCCATCGACATCCGGTCGAACACATCACCTGCATACTCATAGGCATAGCCCACACCACCTTGCACACCCAGCTTGCGAATGATGTGCAGAATCACGTCCTTGGCGTAAACACCAGGCTTCAATTGGCCAGTGACTTCAATCTTGCGGACTTTCGGCCGTGCTAGAGCCAGTGTCTGCGTGGCCAGAACATCGGCCACCTGGCTGGTACCAATACCAAAAGCAATCGACCCAAACGCACCGTGTGTACTTGTATGGCTGTCGCCGCAGGCAATGGTCATGCCTGGCAACGTGAGTCCCTGCTCAGGCCCCACGATGTGAACCACGCCCTGGCGGTTATCGACCAGGTCAAAGAGCCGAATCCCAAAGTCACGGCAGTTCTTCTCGATTGCCGACATCATCTCTTCGGCCAGAAGATCGACAAAGGGCCGCGCTGTACTCTGCGTGGGGACAATATGGTCCACCGTGGCCACTGTCCGTTCCGGGTAAGTCACCTTTAAATTCCGCTCTCGCAGAATGGCAAAAGCCTGAGGACTGGTCACTTCGTGGATCAGGTGCAAGCCAATGAACAATTGATCCTGACCTGAAGGAAGTGTCTGGCAGGCATGGAGATCCCACACCTTGTTGAAGAGATTACGGCTGTCTGTCATGGTCAGAGTGTCTTCAAAAATCGAGCGAAAATGTTCCTGGCCCCACAGGAGCCCACAGTCATCATTCAGGCAATATCCGGGTGCATCATCGAATCACCGGCTGTGATCTTCCCAGCCAGAAGTCGCTTGACCGCACGCCTGAGGTGTCATTGTAACTGATTGTCCTCCCGCGTGGGGTTATTCTCAACAGAGGAAAAGTCGAATGCCCGAGAAGATTTGATGGCCCGTGAAGATTCGACTGCCTGAGGAGAATCGACCTTGACCGGTAGGCCGGTTACAACGTTCAATCCCCTTTCATCAATGACCCCGGAATCTGGCCATGAGTTCAGTTCTGATTAGCGATGATGGGCTGCTCAGTCGAAAAAGAGGATGGCTCGGCAAAGATTCTGCCACGCGGACATTCAGGATGAATCGCAGTGTGGACATTTGATCAATACTTGCTAAGAAACTTTTTCTACGTCTTCTTCGTGTGCTTTGTGGCAGCGTTCGGGCTGGTCGTCACGATTGACCTTCTGGAAAATCTCGACGAGTTCATGCTCAATAATCAGGGTGGCGGAGCACTTTCGCTGCTGGTTTCCATCGGAACTTACTACGGCTATCAGGCCATTTTCTTTCTGGATCGTGGCGGTGCTTCGTTGATGGTGATTGCCGTCATGGTGGTGCTGGTACTCTTTCAAAGATCTGGCGAACTCCATCCGATGCTGGCAGCCGGGGTGCCGATGTATCGCGTATTGCGAGCTTTGATGATTGGCCCGGTCCTCGTTACGGCTGTCCTCGTTGCCAATCAGGAACTGATAGTTCCGGTCATTGCTCACGCGGCCCACGGCGGGCGTGGCATCCAGACAGGTGAAGGCGGGCAGGTCGAACCGATTTACGATTATTCGACGAAAATCTCGATCAATGGAGAGAGAGTCAGTCTGGCAGATTCTCAATTGGAGGGAGCTCAGTTTGTCCTGCCAGCTCCAATAATCGTGCATGATCTCACGATTATTCGTGGGACGAAGGCCATCTTCCGGAAAGCGGCCGGGCAACGCCCCGATGGCTGGGTGATTTTTGGGGCCGCACCTCAGTTTGAAGAACTGGCACTGACGCCACGTGGGCAGGAAATCGTAAGGAAAGTGGGTCGCAGTGGAGAGCTTTTTATTGCCAGCCCCGTCAGTTGCGATCAGCTATTTAAACGAAAATCGAGTTCGAACTACCTGTCGACCAGTGAACTTCTCGGGCGTATTCGAAATGAGGCTTACGGCCCACTCGCGGTGCAGAAGTTTGTTACACAGGTTCACGGTCGTCTGACGCAACCGCTGATCAACCTGATTGCGGTCCTGCTGTCATTGCCTTTGCTGGTGCGTCGAGAAAGTGCAGGACTGGTCATGGATTCCGGCGTGTGTGCGGTCGCACAAGGAGTTTTGTTCGGCATGATGCAACTTTCGGCTTACTTGAGCACTTCGGGAATCATAGCGGCCGATCTGGCAGCCTGGTTCCCGGTCTTTATTGGCGGTGCAATGGCCGCCTGGACGCGGGACATGATTCGGTCGTAAACCCCAATTGCACCAATATGTTGCGGGGCTATCAGGTCCAGGTTTTCAGTCTAATTCTGGGATGGAATCCCCGAAAATTCGCAGCAGATCTCCGAGTGACTGGTTGTAGCGAAAGTTTCAGGAATGCAGAGCGATTGAGGATCTCGGGGACTCTTCAGCAACTCAACAGAGCCGGTTCGGTTGACCCACGCTCGCAACGGGTTACAATCGCTCTATCTCGCAGAGGAGCTTGTTGCGAAACAAAATTCTCTCCGGGGCCGTAGCTCAATTGGTTAGAGCACCGGACTGTCGATCCGGAGGTTACGGGTTCGAGCCCCGCCGGCCTCGCTTGTGTTTGTCGATACGCGATGATCACAATTAAAAACGCCTTGCTGATTTTCCCGATCGACGGGCATGTCAGCAAGGCGTTTTTGTGTTTTCTGCGGGTTTGAAGTCTGTCGAATTGATCGAGATATGCTGCCCTCTGATGGTTAGCTGAGCGGGTGACTTTCAACCATATCCTCAGGATATTGCAGGTCACTGGTTGCAGCCCTGGTTTCTGACTCAACGGAAACAGACGCAACCGGCTCGGAGTTATGTGTGACCATGCCGGGTTCATCCATCCCCAAGTGCTGATCTTTCAAGCAAGAAAGCAGTCTCTGCAGATTAGGCTCGGCAATGCGGT from Planctopirus ephydatiae encodes:
- a CDS encoding RNA polymerase sigma factor, whose protein sequence is MSSQPPTDDELMLAVQTGETRAFNQLVSRYQGPLMGFFVRQIHDVQQAEDLTQETLLRVYNQSWDYLPRGAFRGWLFRIARNLLVDNLRRRSSDALIHTIQPRQEEDELLQNMVGEIGSPEQVADIREVAALVDEFLKELPEEQRLTFILHHYNQLTLPEVADSLEANLPTTKSRLRLAKEKLRQKLQARGILEFPNLLTEAEGESRSQEMA
- a CDS encoding MFS transporter, whose translation is MHHIDTPAQSSSPVLPGPWWRSMTRYHWFVLLVAALGWLFDCLDQQLFVLARPAVMESLIPGNSADPAVRSAQKMGGDIATSIFIAGWATGGLFFGMLGDRIGRAKTMMITILLYSLFTGLSALSVGLWDFAFYRFLTGLGVGGEFAVGVALVAEVMPNNARPYTLGLLQALSAVGNVSAAMVNLSLGLAEEQGLPYSPWRIMFLIGAIPALLALVVRRYLKEPEQWTAASTSELKEKQLGSYTALFKHPVWRKHALLGLVLGCAGVVGLWSVGFYTPDLTREIQKKPITAQVLEEFKAVHGSETMDRILAQPQKGSAPRNPDDQKILESFEKTVKGRLSRWPSYSSIMLNIGAFFGMFGFGALSQKIGRKPTFAIALVAAFSSTVIVFLFLTELWQIFVFVPIMGFCQLSLFAGYAIYFPELFPTWLRSTGTSFCYNVGRFVAATGPIAKIGLDSIYAGSEHATRYTGATMCFVFLIGLFVLPFLPETKGKPLPE
- the leuC gene encoding 3-isopropylmalate dehydratase large subunit, whose translation is MTDSRNLFNKVWDLHACQTLPSGQDQLFIGLHLIHEVTSPQAFAILRERNLKVTYPERTVATVDHIVPTQSTARPFVDLLAEEMMSAIEKNCRDFGIRLFDLVDNRQGVVHIVGPEQGLTLPGMTIACGDSHTSTHGAFGSIAFGIGTSQVADVLATQTLALARPKVRKIEVTGQLKPGVYAKDVILHIIRKLGVQGGVGYAYEYAGDVFDRMSMEERMTVCNMSIEGGARCGYINPDQTTVDYIQGRPFAPQGEEFERAAKWWLSLASGKDAQFDDVVVFKAEEIEPTVTWGITPAQSVGVKETLPTIASFPADDQKVISEAFQYMDLKEGQPIQGLKINVAFIGSCTNGRISDLREAARIVKGRHVATGVKALVVPGSQLVRKQAMEEGLDKIFEEAGFEWRGAGCSMCLAMNPDKLQGNEVCASSSNRNFKGRQGSPTGRTLLMSPAMVAAAAVTGAVTDVRELE
- a CDS encoding LptF/LptG family permease — protein: MWTFDQYLLRNFFYVFFVCFVAAFGLVVTIDLLENLDEFMLNNQGGGALSLLVSIGTYYGYQAIFFLDRGGASLMVIAVMVVLVLFQRSGELHPMLAAGVPMYRVLRALMIGPVLVTAVLVANQELIVPVIAHAAHGGRGIQTGEGGQVEPIYDYSTKISINGERVSLADSQLEGAQFVLPAPIIVHDLTIIRGTKAIFRKAAGQRPDGWVIFGAAPQFEELALTPRGQEIVRKVGRSGELFIASPVSCDQLFKRKSSSNYLSTSELLGRIRNEAYGPLAVQKFVTQVHGRLTQPLINLIAVLLSLPLLVRRESAGLVMDSGVCAVAQGVLFGMMQLSAYLSTSGIIAADLAAWFPVFIGGAMAAWTRDMIRS
- a CDS encoding lactate racemase domain-containing protein gives rise to the protein MSSQSPSNISPIMPFGANSSWPCSLDASSIVATQTGPAPLADLSQAVANACRMPCDFPALGEALIPDDRVVIVLNHRVPRREVIVKELWQILAERGIAPAQLTIIDAPVLSKPSTDPRSLLPTDIASEVQWQIHQPADPNGSGYLGSSLSGERIYLSRALLDADFIIPVATVEADPVHGLCGAIHAIFPALTNLESLQRLNKASHDELHAEDERPIRQLAEEVAGMLGLQFSIELVPAAGGTGVAQVLAGQPDAVHRLGRQAIREHWVLNVDRRSETVVAAVTGQTGQPCTWEDVSRAAQNARRLVINGGRVVLLTDLSAELTEGWELVRDCTQPRDAIRRVKTVQPVDEISIDQMLRTADFATVYLLGGPEGDILEELFLHPLASLKEVDRLLEGTTDCILLGGAQYVRGKARQAQTHVED
- a CDS encoding PspA/IM30 family protein, which codes for MNYFSRLTDIVTCNLSQLLKDETDPVQALEKIIEEMDQGIAGARRSVTAARLAVDRMEGEISERRTQIMAWQNRAKTELQGGNESGARLALARKTEVEDLVAGLQQQHRAAQNTFEQLQTTERALESKKAEALRKLASLRAGYATDETEDFPQEGGISLQQDRNERINADLDALRKELLAG
- a CDS encoding Uma2 family endonuclease, translated to MAHALTTPKKAETQLWIDDLFRQLEEIEGKAEIVDGGIFLMSPADAWHTIVSGLIYAQLLAYQKKIGRGIAVSDNGTFRCELPHRQSFSPDAAFYVGPDVDMGPFPLAPIFAVEIRSQHDYGAHAERVMAAKREDYFAAGTMVVWDVDLLSTNLVKAYRRDAPEVPAIFSDVEIADAEPALPGWKATVREFLPGNWKPAR
- the leuD gene encoding 3-isopropylmalate dehydratase small subunit, with protein sequence MVQAITQVTGSAVPLLLDDIDTDRIIPARFLRCVTFDGLGEHAFEDDRIQDPSHPFNQAQFQGGKILVAGRNFGCGSSREHAPQALMRWGIQAIIAESYAEIFFGNCVSLGIPCVRASRADLEALTKLISADPRTTVAIDLLAQTVTAQSTGGQQVKAAVQIPPGAKQSLTTGGWDFLGQLLDGEPEVRAQVAKIPYLQKFAV